In Streptomyces seoulensis, the following are encoded in one genomic region:
- a CDS encoding GH25 family lysozyme, translating to MLHGIDVSAYQSSSYETDGLSFAFIKATEGRSYANSRLAAQTKTARDAGLVTGFYHFLWPGNLTDQAEYFLSHAPDRPGDILAVDWEVTGDGTHASNAEKDSFIRKLRGLRPDNRVVLYTNRDYWLNIDTTSYAGDGLWIADYVSAGKPRIKADWKFHQYTAEPHDKNVADFSSKAALKEWATGR from the coding sequence ATGCTCCATGGCATCGACGTCAGCGCGTATCAGTCCTCGTCGTACGAGACCGACGGACTCTCGTTCGCCTTCATCAAGGCGACGGAGGGCCGTTCGTACGCCAACTCCAGACTCGCGGCCCAGACGAAGACGGCGCGGGACGCGGGTCTGGTCACGGGCTTCTACCACTTCCTGTGGCCGGGCAACCTTACCGACCAGGCCGAGTACTTCCTCAGCCACGCCCCCGACCGGCCGGGCGACATCCTGGCCGTGGACTGGGAGGTGACCGGTGACGGCACGCACGCGAGCAACGCGGAGAAGGACAGCTTCATCCGCAAGCTGCGCGGTCTGCGGCCGGACAACCGGGTGGTGCTGTACACCAACCGTGATTACTGGCTGAACATCGACACCACGTCGTACGCGGGCGACGGCCTGTGGATCGCCGATTACGTGAGCGCGGGCAAGCCCCGGATCAAGGCGGACTGGAAGTTCCACCAGTACACCGCGGAGCCGCACGACAAGAACGTGGCGGACTTCTCCAGCAAGGCCGCGCTCAAGGAGTGGGCGACCGGCCGGTGA
- a CDS encoding enoyl-CoA hydratase/isomerase family protein — MTVNLEVAEGVGTIRLDRPPMNALDVATQDRLRELAEEATRREDVRAVVIYGGEKVFAAGADIKEMQAMDHTAMVLRARGLQDAFTAVARIPKPVVAAVTGYALGGGCELALCADYRIAGENAKLGQPEILLGLIPGAGGTQRLPRLIGPSKAKDLIFTGRMVKADEALALGLVDRVVPAGEVYEQAHAWAARLAQGPALALRAAKEAVDAGLETDIETGLTVERNWFAGLFATEDRERGMRSFVEEGPGKAKFL; from the coding sequence ATGACCGTGAATCTCGAAGTAGCCGAAGGCGTCGGCACGATCCGCCTCGACCGGCCGCCGATGAACGCGCTGGACGTCGCCACCCAGGACCGGCTGAGGGAACTCGCCGAGGAGGCCACGCGCCGCGAGGACGTACGCGCCGTGGTGATCTACGGCGGCGAGAAGGTGTTCGCGGCGGGCGCGGACATCAAGGAGATGCAGGCGATGGACCACACCGCGATGGTCCTGCGCGCCCGCGGCCTCCAGGACGCCTTCACCGCCGTCGCCCGCATCCCCAAGCCCGTCGTCGCCGCCGTCACCGGGTACGCGCTCGGCGGGGGCTGCGAACTGGCGCTGTGCGCGGACTACCGGATCGCCGGGGAGAACGCCAAGCTGGGCCAGCCCGAGATCCTGCTCGGCCTGATCCCGGGCGCGGGCGGCACCCAGCGGCTGCCCCGGCTGATCGGCCCGTCCAAGGCGAAGGACCTCATCTTCACCGGCCGCATGGTCAAGGCCGACGAGGCCCTCGCCCTCGGCCTGGTGGACCGGGTCGTCCCGGCCGGCGAGGTGTACGAGCAGGCGCACGCCTGGGCCGCCCGGCTCGCCCAGGGGCCGGCGCTCGCGCTGCGCGCCGCGAAGGAAGCGGTCGACGCCGGTCTGGAGACCGACATCGAGACCGGGCTCACGGTGGAACGGAACTGGTTCGCCGGGCTGTTCGCCACCGAGGACCGCGAGCGGGGGATGCGCAGCTTCGTGGAGGAGGGGCCGGGGAAGGCCAAGTTCCTCTGA
- the glgX gene encoding glycogen debranching protein GlgX, whose amino-acid sequence MTSAAEQRARAGEPAAQSGTPAGSASPVRGARRAAPPVWPGTPTPLGARFRTGPDGVAGTNFALWAGGAEAVRLCLFDERGRESQVRLTELTHEIWHGFVPGVLPGRRYGYRVEGRWDPWTGARWNPAKLLLDPYARAVDGEFALPPEVYGHVRDWPEQAYADTVRDERDSAPFVPKGVVVHDDDDWSDDRRPKTPWADSVIYELHVKGFTKLHPGIPEELRGTYAGLTHPAAIEHLVKLGVTAVELLPVHQFAHEDHLLRRGLKNYWGYNSIGYFAPHAAYAASGTTGEQVGEFKRMVRALHAAGIEVILDVVYNHTAEAGELGPTLSLKGIDNRGYYRLQPDARRYADYTGCGNTLHVVQPQVLRLITDSLRYWVTEMGVDGFRFDLAAALARSMHDVDMLSPFLAVIAQDPVLRRVKLIAEPWDIGSGGYQVGAFPPLWTEWNDRYRDTVRDFWRHALPDVREMGYRLSGSSDLYAWGGRRPYASVNFVTAHDGFTLRDLVSYHGKHNEANGEDNRDGTDDNRSWNCGAEGETDDEGVRALRRRQLRNLLTTLLLSTGVPMLVAGDELGRTQGGNNNAYCQDGELSWLDWSLLDDPDWRPLFDLTCRLIALRHAHPVLRRRAFFSGRAHSADGLRDLAWFTARGAEMTERDWYAPAATLGMYLSGRDIPGRDERGAAVVDDSFLAVLHAGHEPTGFTLPGAPWATGYEVVVDTSGEDQLRAPGTVLDADTDITVPARTVLLLRVL is encoded by the coding sequence GTGACGAGCGCAGCCGAGCAGCGGGCACGGGCCGGGGAACCGGCCGCCCAGAGCGGGACCCCAGCGGGGTCGGCGTCCCCGGTGCGCGGTGCCCGGCGCGCCGCGCCGCCCGTCTGGCCGGGGACGCCGACCCCGCTGGGGGCCCGGTTCCGCACGGGCCCGGACGGGGTGGCGGGCACCAACTTCGCGCTGTGGGCGGGCGGCGCCGAGGCGGTGCGGCTGTGCCTGTTCGACGAGCGGGGCCGGGAGTCCCAGGTCCGCCTGACCGAGCTGACGCACGAGATCTGGCACGGCTTCGTGCCGGGTGTGCTGCCCGGCCGGCGCTACGGCTACCGGGTGGAGGGCCGCTGGGACCCGTGGACCGGTGCCCGCTGGAACCCGGCGAAGCTGCTGCTCGACCCGTACGCCCGCGCGGTGGACGGCGAGTTCGCGCTGCCGCCGGAGGTGTACGGGCATGTGCGGGACTGGCCGGAGCAGGCTTACGCGGACACCGTGCGGGACGAGCGGGACTCGGCGCCCTTCGTGCCCAAGGGCGTGGTGGTCCATGACGACGACGACTGGTCCGACGACCGCCGCCCCAAGACGCCGTGGGCGGACTCGGTCATCTACGAGCTGCACGTCAAGGGCTTCACCAAGCTGCACCCGGGCATCCCCGAGGAGCTGCGCGGCACCTACGCGGGTCTCACGCACCCGGCGGCGATCGAGCATCTGGTGAAGCTGGGCGTCACGGCGGTGGAACTGCTCCCCGTCCACCAGTTCGCGCACGAGGACCATCTGCTGCGCCGGGGCCTGAAGAACTACTGGGGCTACAACTCCATCGGCTACTTCGCCCCGCACGCGGCCTACGCGGCCTCCGGCACCACGGGTGAGCAGGTCGGCGAGTTCAAGCGGATGGTGCGCGCGCTGCACGCGGCCGGCATCGAGGTGATCCTCGACGTGGTCTACAACCACACCGCCGAGGCGGGCGAACTCGGCCCCACGCTCTCCCTGAAGGGCATCGACAACCGGGGCTACTACCGCCTCCAGCCCGACGCCCGCCGCTACGCCGACTACACCGGCTGCGGCAACACCCTGCACGTGGTGCAGCCCCAGGTGCTCCGGCTGATCACGGACTCGCTGCGGTACTGGGTGACCGAGATGGGCGTGGACGGCTTCCGCTTCGACCTGGCGGCGGCGCTGGCCCGCTCGATGCACGACGTCGACATGCTCTCGCCCTTTCTGGCCGTCATCGCCCAGGACCCGGTGCTGCGCCGGGTGAAGCTGATCGCCGAGCCGTGGGACATCGGCTCAGGCGGCTATCAGGTGGGCGCCTTCCCGCCACTGTGGACGGAGTGGAACGACCGCTACCGCGACACCGTGCGCGACTTCTGGCGGCACGCGCTGCCCGACGTCCGGGAGATGGGCTACCGGCTGTCCGGCTCCAGCGACCTGTACGCCTGGGGCGGCCGCCGCCCGTACGCCTCGGTCAACTTCGTCACCGCGCACGACGGGTTCACCCTGCGCGACCTCGTCTCGTACCACGGCAAGCACAACGAGGCGAACGGCGAGGACAACCGGGACGGCACCGACGACAACCGCTCCTGGAACTGCGGCGCCGAGGGCGAGACGGACGACGAGGGGGTACGCGCCCTGCGCAGAAGGCAGTTGCGGAACCTGCTGACCACGCTGCTGCTGTCCACCGGGGTGCCGATGCTGGTCGCCGGTGACGAGCTGGGCCGCACCCAGGGCGGCAACAACAACGCCTACTGCCAGGACGGCGAACTGAGCTGGCTCGACTGGTCGCTGCTGGACGACCCGGACTGGCGGCCCCTGTTCGACCTGACCTGCCGGCTGATCGCGCTGCGCCACGCGCACCCGGTGCTGCGCCGCCGCGCCTTCTTCTCCGGCCGCGCGCACTCGGCGGACGGCCTCAGGGACCTGGCCTGGTTCACCGCGCGGGGCGCGGAGATGACCGAGCGCGACTGGTACGCGCCCGCCGCCACGCTGGGCATGTATCTGTCCGGCCGGGACATCCCGGGGCGGGACGAGCGGGGCGCGGCGGTGGTGGACGACAGCTTCCTCGCGGTGCTGCACGCCGGGCACGAGCCGACCGGTTTCACCCTTCCGGGGGCACCCTGGGCGACCGGGTACGAGGTGGTGGTGGACACCTCCGGCGAGGACCAGCTCCGGGCGCCGGGCACGGTGCTCGACGCGGACACCGACATCACCGTGCCGGCCCGGACGGTACTGCTGCTGCGGGTCCTCTGA
- a CDS encoding L,D-transpeptidase family protein translates to MNVRPISGASAGTRRRGRKGLALMAGALVLSLAACGGGETTGSGSDNAKNKQAEDKQSSASVTIAPKSGAKAVDTSGALNVKVAGGRLTSVVVKDSKGTEVDGKLAAGGAAWTPSKHLAAATKYTVHAVAEDSRGRKAAEDSSFTTLTPENTFMGTFTPEDGSTVGVGMPFSLRFTRGITDPAAVEKAIRIKTEPAVDVAGHWFGNDRLDFRPESYWKPGTKVTVDLDLDGVEGRDGVYGKQRKTVKFIIGRSQISYVDAKKHTMKVVRDGKTLKTLPVTTGKPGYETWNGKMVMTEKLAVTRMNGETVGYGGEYDIKDVPHAIRLTDSGTFIHGNYWGGGAFGNYNASHGCVGLRDVRGGYDGGVPAAWFFNKSMVGDVVIVKNSHDRTVAPDNGLNGWNMSWADWQK, encoded by the coding sequence TTGAACGTGCGGCCGATATCGGGGGCTTCGGCAGGAACTCGGCGCAGGGGTCGTAAGGGACTGGCGCTCATGGCGGGGGCGCTCGTGCTGTCGCTGGCCGCCTGCGGCGGCGGTGAGACGACCGGGAGCGGGTCGGACAACGCCAAGAACAAGCAGGCGGAGGACAAGCAGTCCTCGGCCTCCGTCACCATCGCGCCCAAGTCCGGCGCCAAGGCCGTGGACACCAGCGGCGCGCTGAACGTGAAGGTCGCCGGGGGCCGGCTGACCAGCGTGGTCGTCAAGGACAGCAAGGGCACCGAGGTCGACGGCAAGCTCGCCGCGGGCGGCGCCGCCTGGACGCCGTCCAAGCACCTGGCCGCCGCCACCAAGTACACGGTGCACGCGGTGGCCGAGGACTCGCGGGGCCGCAAGGCCGCCGAGGACTCCAGCTTCACCACGCTGACGCCCGAGAACACCTTCATGGGCACCTTCACCCCGGAGGACGGCTCCACCGTCGGCGTCGGGATGCCGTTCTCGCTGCGCTTCACGCGGGGCATCACCGACCCGGCCGCCGTGGAGAAGGCCATCCGGATCAAGACCGAGCCCGCGGTGGACGTCGCCGGCCACTGGTTCGGCAACGACCGCCTGGACTTCCGCCCGGAGAGCTACTGGAAGCCCGGCACCAAGGTCACCGTCGACCTCGACCTGGACGGCGTCGAGGGCCGCGACGGGGTGTACGGCAAGCAGCGCAAGACGGTGAAGTTCATCATCGGCCGCAGCCAGATCTCCTACGTCGACGCCAAGAAGCACACCATGAAGGTCGTGCGGGACGGCAAGACCCTGAAGACCCTCCCGGTCACCACCGGCAAGCCCGGTTACGAGACCTGGAACGGCAAGATGGTCATGACCGAGAAGCTCGCCGTGACCCGGATGAACGGCGAGACGGTCGGCTACGGCGGCGAGTACGACATCAAGGACGTGCCGCACGCCATCCGGCTCACCGACTCGGGCACCTTCATCCACGGCAACTACTGGGGCGGCGGCGCCTTCGGCAACTACAACGCCAGCCACGGCTGCGTGGGCCTGCGCGATGTGCGCGGCGGCTACGACGGCGGGGTCCCGGCGGCCTGGTTCTTCAACAAGTCCATGGTCGGTGACGTGGTGATCGTGAAGAACTCGCACGACCGCACGGTCGCCCCGGACAACGGCCTCAACGGCTGGAACATGAGCTGGGCCGACTGGCAGAAGTAG
- a CDS encoding ABC transporter ATP-binding protein, with amino-acid sequence MSTNSPPTRRRSTARVLLRLWPYVRPVRARWFAAAAVAVVASCLGLLIPLVLKWMVDGPVAARDPAGVWLGALYLLLIGVAEALLFGLRRWLVARPLASVEAGMRADLYRRLQRLPVAFHDRWPSGQLLSRGTGDLMLVRMFLAFPLTFLLVNGVTIIVGIGIMLVQDWVLGLVVLGPAVPLLWVCVIVEQRYAHAARQAQDQVGDLTTLVEESVLGIRVVKGFGRHRSQARAFRRTALALRDTEVRKAGILAVIWAVIVALPEVAIGAALVLGVLRVGDGSLSAGTLVAFLSTALALRWPVESIGFLLAMCQEAATATERYFEALDERPEGHADAGDVPVPGPGEPGLRFEGVGFRHADAAPDARPVLEGVDLHIRPGESMALVGATGSGKTTLTSLVPRLHDATSGRITLNGVDITALPREELRTRVAVAFEEPTLFSTSVAENVLMGAGAGAGREELDRALAVAHADFAHALPEGPDTRVGEQGLSLSGGQRQRLALARAVAGRPEFLVLDDPLSALDVHTEAAVEAALRRVLADTTALIVAHRPSTVLLADRVALLSGGRITAVGTHHELLRTNAEYAHLMSGGPREEPEEPR; translated from the coding sequence GTGTCCACCAATTCTCCCCCCACCCGGCGCCGTTCCACCGCCCGTGTCCTGCTGCGGCTGTGGCCCTACGTACGCCCGGTGCGCGCACGCTGGTTCGCGGCCGCCGCCGTCGCGGTCGTCGCCTCCTGCCTCGGTCTGCTGATCCCGCTCGTGCTGAAGTGGATGGTCGACGGCCCGGTGGCCGCGCGCGATCCGGCCGGGGTCTGGCTGGGCGCGCTGTACCTGCTGCTGATCGGGGTGGCGGAGGCGCTGCTGTTCGGCCTGCGGCGCTGGCTGGTGGCCCGTCCGCTGGCGAGCGTGGAGGCGGGCATGCGCGCCGACCTCTACCGGCGCCTCCAGCGGCTCCCGGTGGCCTTCCACGACCGCTGGCCCTCGGGCCAGTTACTCTCGCGGGGCACCGGCGATCTGATGCTGGTGCGGATGTTCCTCGCCTTCCCGCTGACGTTCCTGCTGGTCAACGGCGTGACGATCATCGTTGGTATCGGCATCATGCTGGTGCAGGACTGGGTGCTCGGCCTGGTCGTGCTCGGGCCCGCCGTGCCGCTGCTGTGGGTCTGCGTGATCGTGGAGCAGCGGTACGCGCACGCGGCCCGGCAGGCGCAGGACCAGGTCGGCGACCTGACCACGCTGGTCGAGGAGAGCGTGCTCGGCATCCGGGTCGTCAAGGGCTTCGGGCGCCACCGCAGCCAGGCGCGCGCGTTCCGGCGTACGGCGCTGGCGCTGCGGGACACCGAGGTCCGCAAGGCAGGGATTCTGGCGGTCATCTGGGCCGTCATCGTGGCGCTGCCCGAGGTGGCGATCGGGGCCGCGCTGGTGCTGGGCGTGCTGCGGGTGGGGGACGGCTCGCTGTCGGCGGGCACGCTGGTCGCGTTCCTGAGCACGGCGCTGGCGCTGCGCTGGCCGGTGGAGTCCATCGGCTTCCTGCTGGCGATGTGCCAGGAGGCGGCGACGGCCACGGAACGGTACTTCGAGGCGCTGGACGAGCGTCCGGAGGGTCATGCCGACGCCGGGGACGTGCCCGTCCCCGGGCCCGGCGAGCCCGGCCTCCGCTTCGAGGGGGTGGGTTTCCGCCACGCAGACGCGGCCCCGGACGCCCGCCCGGTGCTGGAGGGGGTCGACCTGCACATCCGCCCCGGTGAGTCGATGGCGCTGGTCGGCGCGACCGGCAGCGGCAAGACCACCCTGACCTCGCTGGTCCCCCGCCTGCACGACGCCACCTCGGGCCGCATCACGCTCAACGGCGTCGACATCACCGCCCTGCCCCGCGAGGAGCTGCGCACCCGGGTCGCCGTCGCCTTCGAGGAGCCCACCCTGTTCTCCACCAGCGTGGCGGAGAACGTCCTCATGGGCGCCGGTGCGGGCGCGGGCCGGGAGGAGCTGGACCGGGCGCTCGCCGTGGCGCACGCCGACTTCGCGCACGCCCTGCCCGAGGGCCCGGACACCCGGGTCGGCGAACAGGGGCTGAGCCTCTCCGGGGGCCAGCGGCAGCGGCTCGCGCTGGCCCGCGCGGTGGCGGGGCGGCCGGAGTTCCTGGTGCTGGACGACCCGCTGTCCGCGCTCGACGTGCACACCGAGGCGGCCGTGGAGGCGGCGCTGCGCCGGGTGCTGGCCGACACCACCGCGCTGATCGTGGCCCACCGTCCCTCCACCGTGCTGCTGGCCGACCGGGTCGCCCTGCTCTCCGGAGGCCGGATCACGGCGGTGGGCACCCATCACGAACTGCTGCGCACCAACGCCGAGTACGCCCACCTGATGTCCGGCGG
- a CDS encoding EF-hand domain-containing protein: MADIEEARKQFQRIDADGDGFITAAEFKSALAQQGDFNVTETVAEAVIKTRDIDGDKVLSFDEFWAYLNK; the protein is encoded by the coding sequence GTGGCGGACATCGAGGAAGCACGCAAGCAGTTCCAGCGGATCGACGCGGACGGCGACGGGTTCATCACCGCGGCCGAGTTCAAGTCCGCGCTCGCCCAGCAGGGGGACTTCAACGTCACCGAGACGGTCGCCGAGGCGGTCATCAAGACCCGTGACATCGACGGCGACAAGGTGCTGTCGTTCGACGAGTTCTGGGCCTACCTGAACAAGTGA
- a CDS encoding ADP-ribosyltransferase has product MITTRLRSTVTAAALSLGAVLATTAATPAAAPADLKSRAAAPSCPQFQDKVYAAADHRVDVDRITPDPVWRTSCGTLYRSDSRGPAVVFEEGFLPKDTVNGQYDIESYVLVNQPSPYVSTTYDHDLYKTWYKSGYNYYIDAPGGVDVNKTIGDTHKWADQVEVAFPGGIQRQYVIGVCPVDKTTKTEIMSDCRSNPYYRPWH; this is encoded by the coding sequence ATGATCACAACTCGCCTGCGCAGCACCGTCACCGCTGCCGCCCTCTCCCTCGGCGCCGTCCTCGCCACCACGGCCGCCACCCCCGCCGCCGCTCCCGCGGACCTCAAGTCCCGTGCCGCCGCACCCTCCTGTCCGCAGTTCCAGGACAAGGTGTACGCCGCCGCCGACCACCGCGTGGACGTCGACCGGATCACCCCGGACCCGGTGTGGCGCACCAGCTGCGGCACCCTCTACCGCAGCGACAGCCGTGGCCCGGCCGTCGTCTTCGAGGAGGGCTTCCTGCCCAAGGACACGGTGAACGGGCAGTACGACATCGAGAGTTACGTCCTCGTCAACCAGCCCTCGCCGTACGTCTCCACGACCTACGACCACGACCTGTACAAGACCTGGTACAAGTCGGGTTACAACTACTACATCGACGCCCCCGGCGGGGTGGACGTCAACAAGACCATCGGCGACACCCACAAGTGGGCCGACCAGGTCGAGGTCGCCTTCCCCGGGGGCATCCAGCGGCAGTACGTCATCGGTGTCTGCCCGGTCGACAAGACCACCAAGACCGAGATCATGAGCGACTGCCGGAGCAACCCGTACTACCGTCCCTGGCACTGA
- a CDS encoding ATP-binding protein: MAGLDGIDQPRGQSRAGAARWSPAVEDEQGLRALELFGNPAEAEVPLPSRPESAATARRLAQIVILRHWGLTPKLTEDAVLLVSELVGNAVRHTGARVFGLRLRRRRGWVRVEVRDPSRGLPCLMPVQAMDVSGRGLFLVDKLADRWGVDLLPRGKTTWFEMRVSDR; this comes from the coding sequence ATGGCGGGGCTGGATGGCATCGATCAGCCACGGGGACAGAGCCGTGCCGGCGCGGCGCGATGGTCGCCCGCGGTCGAGGACGAACAAGGGCTCAGAGCGCTCGAGTTGTTCGGCAACCCCGCGGAGGCGGAGGTTCCGCTCCCGTCGCGCCCCGAGTCCGCCGCCACCGCGCGCAGGCTCGCCCAGATCGTCATCCTGCGGCACTGGGGTCTGACCCCCAAGCTCACCGAGGACGCGGTCCTACTCGTCTCCGAACTCGTGGGCAACGCCGTACGGCACACCGGCGCCCGCGTGTTCGGCTTACGGCTGCGGCGCCGGCGCGGCTGGGTCCGCGTGGAGGTGCGCGACCCCTCGCGGGGGCTGCCCTGTCTGATGCCGGTCCAGGCGATGGACGTCAGCGGGCGGGGGCTGTTCCTCGTCGACAAGCTCGCGGACCGCTGGGGCGTGGACCTGCTGCCCCGGGGCAAGACCACCTGGTTCGAGATGCGGGTCTCCGACCGCTAG
- a CDS encoding L,D-transpeptidase, with the protein MRHQQGRARRALAALATALSWAGLLAGAAGCTADGSGPLGIGGPPGRPTAVEDAIRVTPDDGGKGVRPGERLRVKVPDGRLEKVTVTRSQDAQDTTVAGHIAGDGRTWKPDDDKLALAARYTVDAVAVDGDGRRSARHTTFTTYVPDQRFIGYVTPENRATVGTGMIVSLAFNRDITDRAAVERAVRVTAKPAVDIRAHWFGKNRLDFRPERYWKPGTEVTVDLALRDVEGAPGVYGLQRKTIAFTVGRSQVSLVDAAAHTMEVRRDGELLATVPITAGAPKTPTYNGKMVVMDMLEVTRMNSQTVGFGGEYDIPDVPHAMKLTDSGTFLHGNYWSPESPGEVNVSHGCVGLRDVKGGGADTPAGWFFDRSLVGDVIEVTHSKDKTVSPDNGLSGWNMAWKQWKAGSVLK; encoded by the coding sequence GTGAGGCACCAACAAGGACGCGCGCGGCGCGCGCTGGCCGCACTGGCCACGGCACTTTCATGGGCGGGACTGCTGGCCGGGGCCGCCGGCTGCACCGCCGACGGCTCAGGGCCCCTCGGCATCGGCGGCCCGCCGGGCAGACCCACGGCGGTCGAGGACGCCATCCGGGTGACCCCGGACGACGGCGGTAAGGGGGTGCGCCCCGGCGAGCGGCTGCGGGTGAAGGTGCCCGACGGGCGGCTGGAGAAGGTCACGGTGACCCGCTCCCAGGACGCCCAGGACACCACCGTCGCCGGGCACATCGCGGGGGACGGCCGCACCTGGAAACCGGACGACGACAAGCTGGCCCTCGCCGCCCGCTACACCGTGGACGCGGTCGCCGTGGACGGCGACGGCCGCCGCTCGGCCCGGCACACCACCTTCACCACCTACGTCCCCGACCAGCGGTTCATCGGCTACGTCACCCCGGAGAACCGTGCCACGGTCGGCACCGGGATGATCGTCTCCCTCGCCTTCAACCGGGACATCACCGACCGGGCCGCCGTGGAGAGGGCCGTACGCGTCACCGCGAAGCCGGCCGTCGACATCCGCGCCCACTGGTTCGGCAAGAACCGGCTGGACTTCCGTCCCGAGCGCTACTGGAAGCCCGGCACCGAGGTCACCGTCGACCTCGCGCTGCGCGACGTGGAGGGGGCCCCCGGCGTCTACGGGCTCCAGCGCAAGACCATCGCCTTCACCGTCGGCCGCAGCCAGGTCTCCCTGGTCGACGCGGCCGCGCACACCATGGAGGTGCGCCGGGACGGCGAACTCCTGGCCACCGTGCCGATCACCGCGGGCGCCCCCAAGACGCCCACGTACAACGGCAAGATGGTGGTGATGGACATGCTGGAGGTGACCCGCATGAACAGCCAGACGGTCGGCTTCGGCGGGGAGTACGACATCCCGGACGTGCCGCACGCCATGAAGCTCACCGACTCCGGCACCTTCCTGCACGGCAACTACTGGTCGCCCGAGTCGCCCGGCGAGGTCAACGTCAGCCATGGATGCGTGGGGCTGCGGGACGTCAAGGGCGGCGGCGCGGACACCCCGGCGGGCTGGTTCTTCGACCGCAGCCTCGTCGGGGACGTCATCGAGGTCACCCACAGCAAGGACAAGACGGTCTCCCCGGACAACGGCCTCAGCGGGTGGAACATGGCATGGAAGCAGTGGAAGGCGGGCAGCGTGCTCAAGTGA